The following coding sequences are from one Methanosarcina sp. WWM596 window:
- a CDS encoding ABC transporter ATP-binding protein, which produces MIKLRNFSYTYGTAESPALKNINLEVRKGELLLVTGHSAAGKTTLALAMAGILHHEIGGKIKGSISFKNRDIKEFDGMKELSRHIGMVFDDAESQLIFTTVEEEILSGLENHGHPEKEILSRLKEAMEFCEISHLKNRAPHTLSGGQKQKAALAATLALDTEVLILDEATAELDLQAVRKVFSVLKSLKEAGKTIIIVDHNIEDFLEIGDRVVLLEKGEIKSIKSPSDFTASSSELTSTNLTTSMDFTSTSALTTSLSITRKGDQPIISVKKLTQRYGEVLALDSVDLDIYPGELIAILGENGSGKTTLVKHFDGLLHPYSGGVTVKGLDTSTVPINELVKHTGLVFQNPDNMLFEDTVEAEVNFGLNNIGVKGPEATRAILHSLELVNLSEKQKVFPRHLSRGERQRLAVACVIAMKPELIVLDEPTTGLDAEESDRMMQLMRRLQQEGHTIVMVTHNLQIVRDHVERVIRMESGKIVEDSVNRKFSGKECFSKECVSKECFSKECVRGGTCA; this is translated from the coding sequence ATGATCAAACTCAGGAACTTCTCGTATACCTACGGAACAGCAGAAAGCCCTGCGTTAAAAAATATAAATCTGGAAGTCCGGAAAGGAGAACTGCTCCTTGTTACGGGGCACAGTGCAGCCGGAAAAACCACCCTTGCCCTTGCAATGGCAGGCATCCTCCACCACGAAATCGGGGGCAAAATTAAAGGGAGCATCAGCTTCAAAAACAGGGATATTAAAGAATTCGATGGCATGAAGGAATTGAGCCGGCATATAGGGATGGTTTTTGATGATGCGGAGTCTCAGCTGATCTTTACAACCGTTGAAGAAGAAATCCTTTCAGGACTCGAAAACCACGGTCATCCGGAAAAAGAGATTTTAAGCAGGTTAAAAGAGGCAATGGAGTTCTGCGAAATAAGCCATCTAAAAAACAGGGCTCCTCACACACTTTCCGGCGGGCAAAAGCAGAAAGCTGCCCTCGCCGCAACCCTTGCCCTGGATACGGAAGTCCTGATCCTTGACGAAGCTACTGCCGAACTGGACTTGCAGGCAGTCCGAAAGGTATTTTCTGTCCTGAAGAGTTTGAAAGAAGCCGGAAAGACGATTATAATCGTAGATCACAATATCGAGGACTTCCTTGAAATAGGGGACAGGGTCGTGCTTCTTGAGAAAGGGGAAATAAAATCCATAAAAAGCCCCTCGGACTTTACCGCAAGCTCTTCAGAGCTGACTTCTACAAATCTTACAACTTCTATGGATTTTACTTCTACTTCAGCTCTTACAACAAGCCTTTCCATTACAAGAAAAGGCGACCAGCCGATTATTTCTGTAAAGAAACTCACCCAGCGCTATGGAGAAGTCCTTGCGCTTGACAGCGTTGACCTTGATATCTACCCTGGGGAGCTCATTGCCATTCTGGGGGAAAACGGTTCTGGTAAGACTACCCTTGTGAAACATTTCGACGGTCTCCTGCACCCTTACTCCGGAGGGGTGACCGTAAAGGGACTCGATACCTCTACAGTTCCTATAAACGAGCTTGTGAAGCACACTGGTCTGGTTTTCCAGAACCCGGACAACATGCTCTTTGAAGATACCGTTGAAGCCGAAGTCAATTTCGGGCTGAATAATATTGGAGTAAAAGGGCCTGAAGCAACAAGGGCAATCCTCCATTCCCTGGAGCTTGTAAACCTGAGTGAAAAGCAAAAAGTCTTCCCCCGCCACCTGAGCCGAGGAGAAAGGCAGAGACTGGCTGTAGCCTGCGTAATTGCAATGAAGCCTGAATTGATAGTGCTTGACGAGCCCACCACAGGGCTGGATGCCGAAGAGTCCGACAGGATGATGCAGCTCATGCGAAGGCTCCAGCAGGAAGGCCACACAATAGTCATGGTGACTCATAACCTGCAGATCGTAAGAGACCATGTAGAAAGGGTCATTCGTATGGAGTCCGGAAAAATTGTGGAAGATTCGGTCAACAGGAAATTTTCCGGCAAAGAATGTTTCAGTAAAGAATGTGTCAGTAAAGAATGTTTCAGTAAAGAATGTGTTAGAGGAGGCACATGCGCATGA
- a CDS encoding thioesterase family protein, with translation MFSINVSPRFGDIDGLGHINNTVLPVWFETGRNSIFRLFSPDLILSPDVWHLILVRTEFDFLKQMYFRSDVEIRTFIAKIGNSSFTVGHEAWQEGELKAKGQAVLVYYDFKLQKAFPLPDSIREVLKRHMFPSMDASPEDAKTDTDSPCSI, from the coding sequence ATGTTCAGTATAAATGTTAGTCCGCGCTTTGGAGACATCGATGGTCTCGGGCATATAAATAATACAGTCCTTCCGGTCTGGTTCGAAACGGGAAGAAACTCCATATTCAGGCTTTTCTCCCCGGACCTTATCCTTAGTCCTGATGTGTGGCACCTGATTCTTGTAAGAACTGAGTTTGATTTTCTGAAGCAGATGTATTTCAGGTCCGATGTGGAGATCAGGACCTTCATTGCAAAGATCGGGAACAGTTCCTTTACTGTCGGGCATGAAGCCTGGCAGGAAGGGGAACTCAAGGCCAAAGGCCAGGCGGTACTGGTTTATTATGACTTCAAACTCCAGAAAGCGTTCCCCCTTCCAGACTCTATCCGCGAGGTCCTGAAAAGGCACATGTTCCCTTCAATGGACGCGTCCCCGGAGGACGCAAAAACTGATACGGATTCTCCCTGCTCAATTTAA
- the tnpA gene encoding IS200/IS605 family transposase → MKYETRNHSKFLLMYHVIFVCKYRKVILEPISKELKQIMSDSSKESNFEILEMETDKDHIHFLIKSEPKVSVLSIVRKLKQEYTNRLWKTQKEYLKKYYWGENTLWSDGYFASTIGNVSKEAAEYYIRNQG, encoded by the coding sequence ATGAAGTATGAAACACGGAATCATAGCAAATTTTTGTTAATGTATCATGTTATTTTTGTTTGCAAATACCGAAAAGTCATACTTGAACCAATTAGCAAAGAACTCAAACAGATTATGAGTGACAGTTCAAAAGAGTCTAACTTTGAAATCCTTGAAATGGAAACTGACAAAGACCATATTCATTTCTTGATCAAGAGTGAACCGAAAGTTAGCGTTTTGTCAATTGTCAGAAAATTGAAACAAGAATATACTAACAGGTTATGGAAAACTCAAAAAGAATATCTGAAAAAGTATTATTGGGGTGAGAATACGTTATGGAGTGATGGTTATTTTGCGTCTACTATCGGAAATGTTAGTAAAGAGGCGGCAGAATATTACATACGAAATCAGGGTTGA
- a CDS encoding tryptophan transporter, which translates to MKSQDIAIVGILLAVGAIVRYLSLVIPGPIVSNLVIAFYCLAIILVIPKFTEVIGIGIVAGIVCALLSHSIFPPANLISEPIGAVTCLFTYKSLSNKLSVSPAISTLLGTLASGTSFVIVAMLLIAPTIVSKFETMGAFVGAVIPIVVLTAIANAVIVQILYIPASKVLARGKA; encoded by the coding sequence ATGAAATCTCAGGATATTGCTATTGTTGGAATTTTGCTCGCAGTCGGCGCAATCGTGCGCTATTTATCTCTTGTTATACCGGGTCCCATAGTCTCGAATCTCGTAATAGCCTTTTATTGTCTTGCAATTATCCTTGTCATACCCAAATTCACGGAGGTCATAGGGATAGGAATTGTAGCAGGCATCGTATGTGCTCTTCTCAGCCATTCCATTTTCCCACCTGCAAACCTTATCAGCGAACCGATAGGAGCAGTCACATGCCTGTTCACATATAAATCTCTCAGCAATAAGCTATCGGTCTCTCCGGCCATTTCAACCCTGCTAGGTACCCTTGCCAGTGGGACAAGCTTTGTAATCGTTGCAATGCTTCTTATTGCCCCTACAATCGTGTCAAAGTTTGAGACCATGGGAGCTTTTGTAGGTGCTGTAATCCCTATCGTCGTATTAACTGCAATTGCTAACGCAGTCATTGTCCAGATCCTCTATATTCCTGCTTCAAAGGTACTTGCCCGGGGGAAAGCATAA
- a CDS encoding AsnC family transcriptional regulator — protein METGMDLEEEAYNIIRRHKDGVFQNVIWKELAIDSRKCSRIVKKLLDKDLIIREVGVSNGARTYLLKAKEEVKEKYDLLLSGDMFSSCTGCTGDCEPEYCGRLSEWIGNLMVEDTEKSGEAEEDMDIEAEDEE, from the coding sequence GTGGAAACAGGCATGGATCTTGAAGAAGAAGCATACAATATAATAAGAAGACATAAAGACGGCGTTTTCCAGAACGTTATCTGGAAAGAGCTGGCTATCGATAGCAGGAAGTGCTCCAGGATCGTAAAAAAGCTTCTGGACAAAGACCTTATTATCCGTGAAGTGGGGGTCTCAAACGGAGCGAGGACATACCTCCTGAAAGCAAAAGAGGAGGTTAAAGAGAAATATGACCTTTTGCTCTCCGGGGACATGTTTTCATCCTGTACTGGCTGTACCGGGGACTGCGAGCCCGAATACTGCGGAAGACTCAGTGAATGGATCGGAAACCTTATGGTGGAAGACACTGAAAAATCTGGAGAAGCCGAAGAAGATATGGATATCGAAGCCGAAGATGAGGAATAA
- the tnpB gene encoding IS200/IS605 family element RNA-guided endonuclease TnpB — translation MMQAFKFRLYPTTTQAIQLNQHIGSCRFVYNWALDQKIKTYEQTGESISRFDLNKLIPTLKASNEWLGEVNSQSLQGMTKQVESAFTRFFREKTGFPKFKSKKNPIQSFPVPQHYTVNFENNTIKLPKIEPIKAVLHRKFEGEPKTATVSRTCKGHYYISILVEDGKELPVKEAFTESTTVGIDVGIKDFSVLSTGEKVENPKYLKNSLKRLKVLQKRVSRKQKGSKNRAKAKRRLAVLHDKITNQRNDFQNKLSFRLVSENQAVALETLNVKGMVKNHHLAQAISDSAWSSFVTKLEYKAQWFGKTVLRIGQFEPSSKLCSVCGYHNKELQLKDREWICPDCKTKHHRDINAAINIKKFALIDQNLIGL, via the coding sequence ATGATGCAAGCGTTCAAATTTAGACTCTATCCTACAACTACACAAGCTATTCAATTGAATCAGCATATAGGTAGCTGTAGATTTGTCTATAATTGGGCACTTGACCAGAAAATTAAAACTTATGAGCAGACAGGGGAATCAATTTCCAGATTTGACTTAAACAAATTAATTCCTACTCTAAAGGCTTCTAATGAGTGGTTAGGAGAAGTTAACTCTCAATCATTACAGGGGATGACTAAGCAGGTTGAATCCGCTTTCACTAGATTCTTTAGAGAGAAAACAGGGTTTCCAAAGTTCAAATCGAAAAAGAATCCGATACAGTCTTTCCCTGTACCTCAACACTACACTGTAAACTTTGAAAATAATACTATCAAGCTTCCTAAAATAGAACCAATTAAAGCAGTTCTTCACAGGAAGTTTGAAGGAGAGCCTAAAACGGCTACGGTATCAAGGACATGTAAAGGACATTACTACATCAGTATCCTTGTTGAAGATGGAAAAGAACTTCCAGTAAAGGAAGCTTTTACAGAATCAACAACAGTAGGAATTGATGTAGGTATCAAAGACTTTTCTGTCCTTTCAACAGGAGAAAAGGTTGAGAATCCAAAGTACTTGAAAAACTCTCTTAAAAGGCTCAAAGTATTACAGAAAAGAGTCTCAAGGAAACAGAAAGGCTCTAAGAACAGGGCAAAAGCTAAACGAAGACTTGCTGTACTCCATGACAAAATAACAAATCAGAGAAATGACTTCCAGAACAAACTCTCTTTTAGACTTGTTAGTGAAAACCAAGCTGTAGCTCTGGAAACTCTAAATGTTAAAGGCATGGTTAAGAATCATCACTTAGCACAGGCTATAAGTGATTCTGCGTGGAGTAGTTTTGTAACAAAGTTGGAATATAAGGCTCAATGGTTTGGAAAAACCGTCCTGAGAATAGGACAATTTGAACCCTCTTCTAAGCTATGTAGTGTGTGTGGATACCACAATAAAGAGCTTCAACTAAAAGACAGAGAATGGATTTGTCCAGACTGTAAAACCAAACACCATAGAGACATTAATGCCGCTATCAATATCAAAAAATTCGCTCTCATAGATCAGAATCTAATTGGATTATGA
- a CDS encoding LSM domain-containing protein, whose product MFPNKKVQKIVGSRIQVEMKGDLNLLEGTLKSVDDYMNLHLVDTMEIVKGEKVRSLGSVVLRGNNIILITPVED is encoded by the coding sequence TTGTTCCCAAATAAAAAAGTTCAGAAAATCGTTGGATCGCGGATCCAGGTAGAAATGAAAGGCGACCTTAATTTGCTTGAAGGCACTCTAAAGAGTGTGGACGACTATATGAATCTTCATCTTGTTGATACGATGGAGATTGTAAAAGGGGAAAAAGTCCGTTCCCTTGGTTCTGTAGTGCTTCGGGGCAATAATATCATACTGATCACTCCTGTAGAAGACTGA
- a CDS encoding AMP-binding protein encodes MHLIEDSLGEYFEKQVAVDPDHEFIIYPDRNLRFTYGQFNERVNNLAKGLLAIGIKKGDHVGIWAKNVPDWLTFMFATSKIGAVLVTVNTAYKSHEVEYVLKQSDMKALALIDSFKNVDYLEIINELVPELKSSERGRLRSKNFPFLKSVIYVGQEKHRGMYNTNELMLLGSHYPDDELKKIMESVSGDDVVNMQYTSGTTGFPKGVMLTSKNILNNGLSIGDRQKFTHEERLCLPVPLFHCFGIVLGVMAILTHRATLVMLEVFDPLLVLAAIQKEKCTALYGVPTMFIAEYTHPMFDMFDLSSLRTGIMAGSTCPVEAMKKVVKDMHCHQITSVYGLTEASPGMTQTTVDDPVELRVETVGKCFPGVEVRVVDPSTNEPVPTNTVGELCCRGYNIMKGYYNMVEETKKVIDEEGWLHSGDLGTCDEKGYYRITGRIKDMIIRGGENIYPREIEEFLHFMPGIKDAQVVGIPDTKYGEIVGAFVILEKGADLTEADIRDYAISKIARYKVPKHVFIVNEYPLTASGKIQKYKLKELAVELLKNRETNGN; translated from the coding sequence ATGCATCTTATAGAAGATTCTCTTGGAGAATACTTTGAAAAACAGGTAGCTGTAGACCCTGACCACGAATTCATCATTTATCCTGACCGTAACCTGCGCTTTACTTATGGCCAATTCAATGAAAGGGTAAACAACCTTGCAAAAGGGCTACTTGCGATAGGGATAAAAAAAGGAGACCATGTAGGAATCTGGGCAAAGAACGTCCCTGACTGGCTTACCTTCATGTTTGCCACCTCAAAGATAGGAGCAGTGCTTGTTACGGTAAATACAGCATACAAGAGCCATGAAGTTGAGTATGTGCTTAAACAGTCAGATATGAAAGCACTTGCTCTTATCGATAGTTTCAAGAACGTTGATTATCTTGAAATTATTAACGAGCTGGTCCCGGAGCTCAAGAGTTCTGAAAGAGGGCGCCTGAGAAGTAAAAATTTTCCATTCCTGAAGAGCGTAATTTATGTTGGGCAGGAAAAGCACAGGGGTATGTACAATACCAATGAGCTGATGCTCCTTGGCAGCCATTATCCAGATGACGAACTCAAGAAGATTATGGAAAGTGTCAGTGGAGATGATGTAGTCAACATGCAGTATACTTCAGGAACGACCGGTTTTCCAAAGGGAGTTATGTTGACCAGTAAAAACATCCTGAACAATGGGCTCTCCATAGGCGACCGCCAGAAGTTCACTCACGAAGAACGGCTCTGCTTACCCGTACCTCTTTTCCACTGTTTTGGAATCGTGCTCGGGGTTATGGCTATCCTGACCCACAGGGCAACGCTTGTTATGCTTGAGGTTTTCGATCCTCTCCTGGTGCTTGCTGCAATCCAGAAAGAGAAGTGTACCGCACTTTATGGCGTACCTACAATGTTCATTGCCGAGTACACCCACCCCATGTTTGATATGTTCGACCTCTCTTCCCTGAGAACCGGGATCATGGCTGGTTCTACCTGCCCTGTGGAAGCCATGAAAAAAGTCGTAAAAGATATGCACTGCCACCAGATCACCAGCGTCTACGGGCTTACGGAAGCATCTCCGGGAATGACCCAGACAACTGTCGATGACCCCGTGGAACTCAGAGTTGAGACTGTAGGCAAGTGCTTCCCTGGCGTTGAAGTCAGAGTAGTTGACCCATCTACAAATGAGCCAGTGCCCACTAACACAGTAGGAGAGCTCTGCTGCCGTGGATATAATATCATGAAGGGTTACTACAATATGGTGGAAGAAACAAAAAAAGTAATTGATGAAGAGGGCTGGCTGCACAGCGGGGATCTTGGGACCTGTGACGAGAAAGGTTACTACAGAATCACTGGCCGCATAAAGGACATGATCATCCGGGGCGGGGAGAATATCTATCCCCGGGAAATTGAAGAGTTCCTGCACTTCATGCCCGGTATCAAAGATGCCCAGGTGGTTGGCATACCTGATACGAAATATGGGGAAATAGTAGGAGCCTTTGTTATTCTCGAAAAAGGTGCAGACCTCACGGAAGCCGATATCAGGGACTATGCTATAAGCAAGATCGCACGCTATAAGGTCCCAAAACATGTCTTCATAGTAAATGAGTACCCTCTGACTGCAAGCGGCAAAATCCAGAAATACAAGCTCAAAGAACTGGCTGTGGAGCTTCTGAAAAATAGGGAGACAAACGGCAACTAA
- a CDS encoding PGF-pre-PGF domain-containing protein, producing MPYNTAASETNSDVKLANVDIDLSETDVIDSVVSETIGAAVYIEGELYNNEYATISVTTKNNGEKSSEGHIIVAFPNNEEILSMEGSGDSVELYPGGSSIEGKDGIEIDSSEYPFVGLVKSGWETGKNETLNLKIKPNKGSDEVVFLVRAALKNDATGNYERYPSISDDVDQQGWYVYKKSIGISGYPDLIIEDISWEPENPHENENVTFKVTLTNVGLASSGNCNVKCYLNGNEISFIPVSGLEAGSTTFFTFNWISTNSGSMDLKVVVDSEDQFFEFNEENNEEERIFKVISSTTSSSSGSSSSSSSGGTGGSPEPASNVEVKELAQQFISNGNHAKFVFTKNATSIAYIEFDPKKTAGKTTTIVETLKEKSTLVTELPSGKVYENTNIWVGNEGTASPDNIENAVVGFKVEKTWIKLNDVDSSSVKLWKFDDGNWVELSTSQTGEDDDYVYYEADTPGFSTFSIMALYPEEDPESTYRALANSVEDQDSEVVSEASGEKESDVTGSATRENNSGSLKKVLLPVFMLAAVILAGYLISRKRN from the coding sequence ATGCCATATAATACTGCAGCATCTGAAACAAACTCAGATGTTAAACTTGCCAATGTAGATATCGACCTTTCCGAAACAGACGTCATAGATTCCGTGGTTTCTGAAACCATTGGTGCAGCTGTCTACATAGAGGGAGAACTCTACAATAATGAATACGCTACTATCTCCGTAACAACAAAAAATAACGGAGAAAAATCAAGTGAAGGCCATATTATTGTCGCGTTTCCGAATAATGAGGAAATCTTGAGTATGGAAGGGAGCGGGGACAGTGTAGAACTCTATCCAGGCGGAAGTTCGATAGAAGGAAAAGACGGAATAGAAATCGATTCATCGGAATACCCTTTTGTCGGCCTGGTAAAATCCGGCTGGGAAACAGGGAAAAATGAAACTCTCAACCTGAAGATCAAGCCGAATAAGGGCTCCGATGAGGTTGTATTCCTGGTCAGGGCGGCATTGAAGAATGACGCAACCGGGAATTATGAGAGGTATCCCAGTATTTCGGATGATGTGGACCAGCAGGGCTGGTATGTTTACAAAAAATCGATTGGAATATCCGGCTATCCCGATTTGATAATCGAGGACATTTCCTGGGAACCGGAAAATCCCCATGAAAATGAAAACGTGACATTTAAAGTTACGCTGACGAATGTAGGTCTTGCGTCATCTGGAAATTGCAATGTAAAATGCTACCTGAATGGAAATGAAATATCTTTTATCCCGGTTTCCGGGCTTGAAGCAGGTTCGACAACTTTCTTCACATTTAACTGGATCTCAACCAATTCGGGAAGCATGGACTTAAAGGTAGTTGTGGATTCAGAGGACCAATTCTTCGAGTTTAATGAGGAGAATAACGAAGAAGAAAGGATATTTAAAGTTATAAGCTCCACGACCTCTTCATCTTCGGGTTCATCTTCATCCAGTTCCAGTGGAGGAACCGGCGGTTCTCCCGAACCTGCCAGCAATGTTGAGGTAAAAGAACTCGCCCAGCAGTTTATCAGCAACGGTAACCATGCTAAATTCGTATTCACAAAAAATGCAACCTCAATAGCTTACATTGAATTCGATCCAAAAAAGACCGCCGGAAAGACCACAACCATTGTTGAAACACTTAAAGAAAAATCCACCCTGGTAACGGAACTGCCCTCCGGGAAAGTTTACGAAAATACAAATATCTGGGTCGGAAACGAAGGGACTGCAAGCCCGGATAATATTGAAAACGCAGTTGTCGGCTTCAAGGTCGAAAAAACCTGGATTAAATTAAATGACGTTGATTCGTCTTCTGTCAAACTCTGGAAGTTTGATGACGGAAACTGGGTCGAACTCTCTACCAGCCAGACCGGTGAAGATGATGACTATGTCTATTATGAAGCAGATACTCCCGGTTTCTCGACTTTTTCAATAATGGCCCTTTATCCGGAAGAAGATCCAGAAAGCACTTATCGTGCTCTGGCAAATTCTGTCGAAGATCAGGATTCCGAGGTCGTTTCCGAAGCTTCAGGTGAGAAAGAATCTGATGTTACCGGTTCTGCAACCAGGGAGAATAATTCAGGAAGCTTGAAAAAAGTATTGCTGCCAGTGTTTATGCTTGCTGCAGTAATTCTGGCTGGCTATTTGATTTCAAGGAAGCGAAATTAA
- a CDS encoding DUF3467 domain-containing protein yields the protein MAEDVGSRENIESTASKKGKKSITIEFIKPEDFRQIYAIGAAGGHSPYDFRIGFYNDTPKMFGDASESRVIERRVETEVILSPVAALELSRWLTQHINEYESVFGPISRAIPRMTKKEPAKVDESTDIQGYI from the coding sequence ATGGCCGAAGATGTTGGATCCAGGGAAAATATTGAAAGTACAGCTTCCAAAAAAGGGAAAAAAAGTATCACAATTGAGTTTATAAAGCCTGAAGACTTCCGGCAGATATATGCAATAGGAGCTGCAGGCGGGCACAGTCCTTACGATTTCAGGATAGGTTTTTACAATGACACCCCTAAGATGTTCGGGGATGCCTCCGAATCCAGGGTTATCGAAAGGCGTGTTGAAACCGAAGTGATACTTTCTCCGGTTGCAGCTCTTGAACTGAGCCGCTGGCTGACCCAGCACATAAATGAGTATGAATCCGTTTTCGGGCCCATTTCAAGAGCGATCCCGAGAATGACCAAAAAAGAGCCCGCAAAAGTTGACGAAAGCACTGATATTCAGGGTTATATCTAA
- a CDS encoding energy-coupling factor transporter transmembrane protein EcfT yields the protein MKEIMQYINRDSFLHRMNPLSKIAAVTGIIALGVFTTNPGVLAVMVLGIFLASLGAGLQQELLKQLKLLVFLSVTLVLLTVFTLKSGETVGYLIPAGILTAGGLFPVTTGALDFGTVLSFRFFAMLFAFQLLVVTTKPSDLMKALLAIHVPVDYVLMFVIALRFIPSLQVEGQRIHEAQLARGYNPGKGLRGKIMSVKPILVPLVANSLGRTQVLGLTMDMRGYRSRQSIEENQLTWNKTDIAAVGCVAVMGLGVVLGGLM from the coding sequence ATGAAAGAGATTATGCAGTACATAAACAGGGACAGTTTTTTACACCGCATGAACCCGCTTTCGAAGATCGCTGCAGTAACGGGCATAATAGCCCTTGGCGTATTCACAACAAACCCCGGAGTTCTGGCTGTTATGGTGCTGGGGATTTTTCTGGCTTCCTTAGGAGCCGGGCTCCAGCAGGAACTCCTCAAGCAGCTGAAACTCCTGGTCTTCCTGAGCGTCACCCTGGTCCTGCTCACAGTCTTCACCCTGAAAAGTGGGGAAACGGTCGGTTACTTGATCCCTGCCGGTATCCTTACAGCCGGAGGGCTCTTCCCTGTCACAACCGGCGCCCTGGACTTTGGAACCGTCCTTTCCTTCCGCTTCTTTGCAATGCTTTTTGCCTTCCAGCTTCTGGTGGTCACTACAAAGCCAAGTGACCTCATGAAAGCCCTCCTGGCAATCCACGTCCCTGTGGACTACGTGCTTATGTTCGTAATTGCCCTCCGCTTCATCCCAAGTCTCCAGGTCGAAGGTCAGCGCATCCACGAAGCCCAGCTCGCAAGGGGCTATAACCCCGGTAAAGGCCTCCGCGGAAAAATAATGAGCGTAAAGCCGATCCTGGTACCCCTGGTTGCAAATTCCCTCGGAAGGACCCAGGTGCTCGGCCTGACCATGGACATGCGAGGCTACAGGAGCCGGCAGAGCATAGAGGAAAATCAGCTTACTTGGAATAAGACCGATATAGCAGCTGTGGGCTGTGTGGCTGTTATGGGGCTTGGAGTGGTGCTGGGCGGGTTGATGTAA
- a CDS encoding helix-turn-helix domain-containing protein: protein MSEENRVGSKIRHLREAQDMTVEELAEASQSSVELIQQLENGALVPSLTPLLKIARALGVRLGTFLDDMPQSGPVVVKAGLSENVVRFSGKTERPKKSALEFYSLASDKADRHMEPFIIDIHSSPEESHKLSSHEGEEFIYVLSGEIEIFYGKDVHKLSVGDSIYYDSIVPHDVHTTGKEDARIMAVVYAPL, encoded by the coding sequence ATGTCAGAAGAGAACCGTGTCGGCAGTAAGATACGCCATCTTAGAGAAGCCCAGGATATGACTGTTGAAGAACTGGCTGAAGCCAGTCAGAGCAGCGTGGAGTTAATCCAGCAGTTAGAAAACGGAGCACTCGTTCCCTCCTTAACCCCTCTTTTAAAGATTGCCCGGGCTTTAGGCGTCCGTCTCGGGACTTTTCTAGACGACATGCCCCAGAGTGGGCCTGTAGTGGTAAAGGCAGGACTATCCGAAAACGTGGTCCGTTTTTCCGGAAAAACCGAGAGACCAAAGAAGAGTGCTCTTGAGTTTTACTCCCTTGCATCGGACAAAGCAGACCGCCATATGGAGCCATTTATTATTGACATCCATTCCTCTCCTGAGGAAAGCCACAAGCTCTCTTCTCATGAAGGGGAGGAGTTCATCTACGTCCTTTCCGGAGAAATTGAAATCTTCTATGGCAAGGATGTTCACAAACTAAGTGTCGGAGACAGCATCTATTACGATTCAATTGTCCCACATGACGTCCATACAACGGGAAAAGAGGATGCACGAATAATGGCTGTAGTCTATGCTCCTCTCTAA